In Chryseobacterium lactis, a single genomic region encodes these proteins:
- a CDS encoding reprolysin-like metallopeptidase, with product MKKKIYLFLAIATIGSQSLCAQNFWKKTKINERNLIESKRYIGADYSNTYTLDINQLKSVLQMAPVSKTGMATKSTVMIDIPGLDGKFEKYAVYETSNMAPELAAKFPEIKSYRGLSVKNPGKRVSFGLSQKGINIIIFNPSQKPTVIEPATKDASVYLVSPAAPEVLSKISNFECHIDEKKSGNTAKVFPSDNTNDKKFRTYKLAATTDGEFSEYHGGTLANSVAAINNLMSYINPVYERDLSIHMNLVANNDQIIFLDKNTDPYSTFNTSNLSASQTTLDKEIKTTLNNTIGSGNYDLGMLFSNQNTGGGKASDIGGVCNGGAAYAGAVGLTSTPSGFIFAMIVAHEMGHLFGANHTFSKPENMNITLMYLGIFPLETITQPETGANREPGSGTTIMGYPGVTGTYDVVDKHSDQFLHYSISQINSYIKTTSCATVVDMSNNPPVVNAGPDYTIPKGTAFKLTATATDPDNNSLTYSWEEADLSAPNTPFNINVTIPVNQDDVRNQLLQNMKNYSFPDRMSAVTPNFRVYSPTTNPIRYFPPLNEVLDGSLYNTWNMASNVARNMKFISLVRDNATEGGQTASDEAVVSINESTGPFKITSVSLNQNYPSGSSHLLKWDIAGTNTAPIDTQSVNILISIDGGTTFNQLVSNTPNDGEETITIPSTPSQKAYIIVESVGNIYYAASPAFAIGYNVTMNCTQYPVSGTFAIAPSAPAIMNINIPVTTTIEDINIAMDISYTDLKNLALTLKSPSDAQNQLFWYSNCPGKNTLKARFDQEGESSAINCNNLNTNPPVRIEPIRLDLSKYYGQNPSGNWIIRAIDPVTNSTASGKVNSAAIELCTRQAVSTLNVKEIALGKDEFQIYPNPSNGRFNVLMKKNTSIEVQIFDIAGRLVHSQKDITNDTKIDLTGFAKGNYIMVFNTGTKKIAKKVIIK from the coding sequence ATGAAAAAAAAAATCTACTTATTTCTGGCAATTGCCACCATAGGAAGCCAGAGTCTGTGTGCGCAGAATTTCTGGAAAAAAACCAAAATCAACGAAAGAAATTTAATCGAGTCCAAGAGGTACATTGGAGCTGATTATTCTAACACTTACACATTGGATATCAATCAATTGAAATCAGTATTACAAATGGCTCCTGTATCTAAAACAGGGATGGCTACAAAATCTACTGTAATGATAGATATTCCCGGCCTGGACGGAAAATTTGAAAAATATGCCGTTTATGAGACCTCCAACATGGCTCCAGAACTGGCTGCAAAGTTTCCGGAAATTAAATCTTACAGAGGGCTATCTGTAAAAAATCCAGGCAAAAGAGTCAGCTTTGGACTGTCACAGAAAGGAATAAACATAATTATATTTAATCCTAGCCAGAAACCAACAGTTATTGAACCTGCCACCAAAGATGCTTCCGTCTATCTTGTAAGCCCTGCTGCTCCGGAAGTACTTTCCAAAATTAGTAATTTTGAATGCCATATTGACGAAAAAAAATCTGGTAATACAGCCAAGGTATTCCCTAGTGATAATACCAATGACAAGAAATTCAGAACCTATAAACTTGCTGCAACCACTGATGGGGAATTTAGTGAATACCATGGTGGCACTCTTGCTAATTCAGTGGCAGCTATTAATAATCTGATGAGCTATATCAATCCTGTCTATGAAAGAGATCTTTCCATTCATATGAATCTGGTAGCTAATAATGATCAGATTATTTTCTTGGATAAAAATACAGATCCGTATTCAACATTTAACACCAGCAACCTTTCAGCATCCCAAACAACATTAGATAAAGAAATTAAAACCACTCTCAATAATACCATTGGCAGTGGCAATTATGACCTGGGAATGCTATTTTCCAATCAAAATACAGGAGGTGGCAAAGCTTCAGACATTGGTGGGGTATGTAACGGAGGTGCAGCTTATGCAGGTGCAGTCGGGCTTACCTCTACCCCAAGCGGATTTATATTTGCAATGATTGTTGCTCATGAAATGGGGCATCTGTTTGGAGCAAATCATACATTTTCCAAACCGGAAAATATGAATATAACCTTAATGTATTTAGGAATATTTCCTCTCGAAACCATTACACAACCAGAAACAGGTGCCAACAGAGAACCGGGAAGTGGAACTACTATTATGGGGTATCCAGGTGTAACAGGAACTTACGATGTAGTGGATAAACACAGTGATCAATTTTTGCACTATAGTATTAGCCAAATCAATAGTTATATCAAAACCACCAGTTGTGCAACCGTAGTAGATATGTCTAACAATCCACCGGTTGTAAATGCCGGACCAGATTATACTATTCCTAAAGGAACTGCTTTTAAACTAACAGCGACAGCGACAGATCCGGATAATAACAGCTTAACATATTCCTGGGAAGAAGCTGATCTCTCTGCACCTAATACACCTTTTAACATTAATGTTACTATTCCTGTAAATCAAGATGATGTGAGGAATCAGTTGCTTCAAAATATGAAGAACTATTCATTTCCCGATCGTATGTCTGCTGTAACTCCAAATTTCAGAGTATATTCCCCAACTACAAACCCCATACGGTATTTTCCTCCACTTAATGAAGTTCTTGATGGAAGTTTGTACAATACGTGGAATATGGCTTCAAATGTTGCCCGCAATATGAAATTCATAAGTTTAGTGAGAGATAATGCTACAGAAGGAGGCCAAACAGCAAGTGATGAAGCAGTAGTCAGCATCAATGAAAGTACAGGACCTTTTAAAATTACCTCAGTTTCATTAAATCAAAATTACCCGTCAGGATCTTCTCACCTTCTAAAATGGGATATAGCCGGAACCAATACAGCTCCTATCGATACACAATCTGTGAATATCTTAATATCAATAGATGGAGGAACTACATTTAATCAGCTTGTCTCCAATACACCCAACGATGGGGAAGAAACAATTACAATTCCATCTACACCTTCACAAAAAGCTTATATTATAGTGGAATCTGTAGGAAATATTTATTATGCAGCAAGTCCGGCTTTTGCTATTGGTTATAATGTAACCATGAACTGTACCCAATATCCTGTCAGCGGAACATTTGCCATCGCTCCTAGTGCTCCTGCTATCATGAATATTAATATCCCAGTCACAACGACCATTGAAGATATTAATATTGCAATGGATATTTCTTATACCGATCTAAAAAATCTTGCTTTAACACTCAAATCCCCAAGCGACGCTCAAAATCAGTTATTCTGGTACTCGAATTGCCCTGGAAAAAACACTCTTAAGGCAAGATTTGATCAGGAAGGAGAGTCTTCAGCAATAAATTGTAATAATCTTAATACCAATCCTCCCGTTAGAATAGAACCTATCAGACTTGATTTAAGTAAATACTATGGTCAAAACCCGAGTGGAAACTGGATCATTAGAGCGATTGACCCCGTAACTAATTCTACAGCTTCAGGAAAAGTAAATTCTGCCGCCATTGAGCTCTGCACCAGACAAGCCGTTTCTACTCTGAATGTAAAAGAGATCGCTTTAGGAAAAGATGAATTCCAGATCTATCCTAATCCTTCTAATGGAAGATTCAATGTATTGATGAAGAAAAACACCTCTATAGAAGTTCAGATTTTTGATATTGCAGGAAGATTGGTACATAGTCAAAAGGATATCACTAATGACACCAAAATAGACCTTACCGGTTTTGCCAAAGGAAACTATATCATGGTATTCAATACAGGTACAAAAAAAATAGCTAAAAAGGTTATTATTAAATAA
- a CDS encoding MFS transporter — MLALVMLINRAGSMVLPFLGVYMTDHLHFSIENSGIVLSFFGIGSVIGSWLGGMITDKIGEYRVQSLSLLLSVPLFCLIPLFKTEVGLAAIILAQSIISETFRPANSVAITKYARPENITRAFSLNRMAVNLGFSIGPALGGILSAISYEFLFFSNALAAFLAGLMYIWFFQKRTKVARQNAKKVKETIIIKKESSPYRDRKFLVYSLFCMLFAICFFQLFSTLTIFYKDTAHISQQNIGFILGYSGFLIVLLEMGFVQLAEKYFTLAFTMFLGTLLCGLSYAMLAFDYTMVALLVSMTLLCIGEIWTLPFMSTITALRSGKNNKGAYMGLNGMSISIAFIITPYIGTMIADKLGFNFLWIGTGVLAIGIAFGLYFIIPWMLKDKNKSG; from the coding sequence ATGCTGGCGTTGGTAATGCTCATCAACAGGGCCGGTTCTATGGTGCTTCCTTTTTTGGGAGTTTATATGACGGATCATTTACATTTCAGTATTGAAAATTCAGGAATTGTATTGAGTTTCTTCGGTATTGGATCTGTAATCGGTTCATGGTTGGGTGGAATGATCACGGATAAAATCGGTGAATATAGAGTGCAAAGCTTAAGTTTACTGTTGAGTGTTCCTTTATTCTGTTTAATTCCCTTATTTAAAACTGAAGTCGGATTGGCAGCTATTATTTTGGCTCAGAGTATCATAAGCGAAACGTTTCGTCCGGCCAATTCGGTTGCGATTACAAAATATGCAAGACCTGAAAATATTACCAGAGCCTTTTCATTAAACAGGATGGCCGTTAATTTAGGTTTCTCTATTGGGCCTGCATTAGGAGGGATTTTGTCAGCTATATCGTATGAATTTTTATTTTTCAGTAATGCTTTAGCCGCTTTTCTGGCCGGATTGATGTACATCTGGTTTTTCCAAAAACGAACAAAAGTAGCAAGACAAAATGCAAAAAAGGTTAAAGAAACTATCATTATAAAAAAAGAAAGCTCTCCATATCGTGACCGCAAATTCCTGGTGTATAGTTTGTTTTGTATGTTGTTTGCTATTTGTTTCTTTCAGCTATTCAGTACGTTGACTATCTTTTATAAAGACACAGCACATATAAGCCAGCAAAATATTGGGTTTATTCTGGGATATAGCGGATTTTTGATTGTGCTGCTGGAAATGGGATTTGTTCAGCTTGCGGAGAAATATTTTACCTTAGCATTTACCATGTTTTTAGGAACTTTATTATGTGGTCTGTCCTATGCTATGCTGGCTTTTGATTATACTATGGTTGCATTACTGGTTTCTATGACACTCCTTTGTATCGGCGAAATATGGACATTGCCTTTTATGTCAACAATTACAGCATTACGCTCAGGAAAAAATAATAAGGGAGCCTACATGGGACTGAACGGAATGTCAATTTCTATAGCCTTTATTATTACTCCCTATATAGGAACAATGATTGCCGATAAGTTAGGTTTTAATTTTTTGTGGATAGGAACAGGAGTATTGGCAATAGGTATAGCATTTGGTCTTTATTTTATTATTCCATGGATGCTTAAGGATAAAAATAAAAGTGGATAA
- a CDS encoding AraC family transcriptional regulator: protein MVTYENLHDTLSFYSIDCRKSYYVSSGNPIFKFPGEPFRMDYYALCICTAGEISIEIDNQNYKVDAHSFLVAAPSTIVKFLETSEDFMMKLLFFDKNFLIKNISNPFIIEKMNLFPEGSYSIVKTTAKNSSQLQNLLDYLKKKSRKQGKFTEEIIRTIIFNLLLETAEIIEKENLTGNEKEEGKKDLYLKFTKLIRENIRKQRAVQFYADQLCISNKYLIEIIKKTSGKTPHEVIDETLLKEAYVMLGNPEVTILEIAFELQFNSASAFGRFFKKHTSISPSEYRIKENIQS, encoded by the coding sequence ATGGTAACCTATGAAAACTTACATGATACTTTATCTTTTTACAGTATTGACTGCCGTAAGTCTTATTATGTCTCGTCAGGAAATCCTATTTTTAAATTTCCCGGGGAACCTTTCAGAATGGATTACTATGCCTTATGTATCTGTACCGCAGGAGAAATAAGCATTGAAATTGATAATCAGAATTATAAAGTAGATGCACATAGTTTTCTTGTAGCGGCACCCTCAACCATTGTAAAATTTCTGGAAACCAGTGAAGATTTTATGATGAAGCTACTGTTCTTCGATAAGAACTTTCTTATTAAAAATATTTCTAATCCTTTCATCATTGAAAAAATGAACCTTTTCCCTGAAGGCTCTTACAGCATTGTAAAGACTACTGCAAAAAACTCTTCACAACTTCAAAATCTGTTGGATTACCTTAAAAAGAAATCCAGAAAACAGGGAAAATTTACAGAAGAAATTATCCGCACCATCATCTTCAATCTATTGCTGGAAACCGCAGAGATTATTGAAAAGGAAAATCTCACTGGAAATGAAAAGGAGGAAGGAAAAAAAGATCTTTACCTGAAATTCACTAAGCTCATCCGAGAAAACATCAGAAAGCAGAGAGCCGTCCAGTTTTATGCTGATCAACTTTGTATTTCCAACAAATATCTGATAGAAATCATTAAAAAAACAAGCGGAAAAACACCTCATGAAGTGATTGACGAAACCTTACTAAAGGAAGCTTACGTCATGCTTGGAAATCCTGAGGTCACCATATTGGAGATTGCTTTTGAACTTCAGTTTAATTCCGCCTCTGCTTTTGGACGTTTTTTCAAAAAACATACTTCCATCTCCCCTTCTGAGTACAGAATTAAAGAAAATATCCAGTCGTAA
- a CDS encoding oleate hydratase, with protein MSMINSKFDTILNTSDQFGKVNHEPDSSKEVQINTPEKTMPFSDQIGNYQRNKGIPLQSYENSKIYIVGSGIAGMSAAYYFIRDGRVPGKNIIFLDQLNIEGGSLDGAGNAKDGYIIRGGREMDMTYENLWDIFQDIPALELPAPYSVLDEYRLINDNDPNYSKARLIHNQGQIQDFSKFGLEKKDQLAIVKLLLKKKEELDDLSIEDYFSESFLNSNFWFFWRSMFAFENWHSLLELKLYMHRFLHAIDGMKDFSCLVFPKYNQYDTFVTPLKDFLVEKGVQIQFNTLVKDLDIHINTEGKTVEGIITEQNGEEVKIPVGKDDYVIVTTGSMTESTFYGDNNTVPEVTIDNTSMGQSPGWKLWKNLAAKSEVFGKPEKFCSHIEKSSWESATLTCRPSAFTEKLKELCVNDPYSGKTATGGIITITDSNWVMSFTCNRQPHFPTQPDDILVVWVYALLMDKEGNYIKKTMPQCTGNEILAELCHHLGMTDQLDNVIENTIVRTAFMPYITSMFMPRAYGDRPRVVPEGCTNLGLVGQFVETNNDVVFTMESSVRTARIAVYNLLNLNKQVPDINPLQYDIRHLLKATQALNDYKPFLGEGILRKILKDTYFEHILVNRPEEKEEHESFFMEQVGKFQDWIKGVKG; from the coding sequence ATGAGTATGATCAATTCAAAATTCGACACAATTTTAAATACTTCTGACCAATTCGGAAAAGTGAACCATGAACCGGATTCGAGTAAAGAAGTTCAAATTAACACTCCTGAAAAGACAATGCCTTTCTCGGACCAGATCGGAAACTATCAGCGTAATAAAGGTATTCCTTTACAATCATATGAAAACAGTAAAATTTACATTGTAGGAAGCGGAATTGCAGGAATGTCTGCAGCATATTACTTCATTCGTGACGGGCGTGTTCCGGGCAAAAATATCATTTTCCTTGATCAGCTGAATATTGAAGGAGGATCCCTCGATGGTGCCGGTAATGCAAAAGACGGCTATATCATTCGTGGTGGAAGGGAAATGGATATGACCTACGAAAATCTTTGGGATATTTTCCAGGATATCCCTGCACTGGAACTACCTGCCCCTTATAGTGTCTTGGATGAATACCGTCTTATTAATGACAATGATCCCAATTATTCAAAAGCAAGATTGATCCATAACCAGGGGCAGATTCAGGATTTCAGTAAATTCGGATTGGAGAAAAAAGACCAATTGGCCATTGTCAAACTTTTATTAAAGAAAAAAGAAGAGCTTGATGATCTAAGTATTGAAGACTATTTCTCAGAATCGTTCCTCAACAGTAATTTCTGGTTTTTCTGGCGTTCCATGTTTGCCTTTGAAAACTGGCACAGTTTATTGGAACTGAAACTGTATATGCACAGATTCCTGCACGCAATCGATGGGATGAAAGACTTCTCATGTCTTGTATTTCCAAAATACAATCAATATGACACATTTGTCACTCCGTTAAAAGATTTTCTTGTTGAAAAAGGAGTACAGATCCAGTTTAACACCCTGGTGAAAGATTTGGATATTCATATCAATACTGAAGGAAAAACCGTAGAAGGAATTATTACTGAACAAAATGGTGAAGAGGTAAAAATACCGGTAGGAAAAGACGATTATGTAATTGTAACTACCGGTTCTATGACAGAAAGTACGTTTTATGGAGATAACAATACCGTTCCTGAAGTGACAATAGATAATACCAGCATGGGCCAAAGCCCGGGATGGAAACTCTGGAAAAATCTTGCTGCAAAATCTGAAGTATTCGGGAAACCTGAAAAATTCTGTAGTCATATCGAAAAATCTTCATGGGAATCTGCAACATTAACCTGTCGTCCGTCTGCATTCACAGAAAAATTAAAAGAGCTATGTGTGAATGATCCTTATTCCGGGAAAACAGCTACCGGAGGTATCATTACAATCACGGACTCTAATTGGGTGATGAGCTTTACCTGCAACAGACAGCCTCACTTCCCGACTCAACCGGATGATATTCTTGTGGTTTGGGTATATGCTCTATTGATGGATAAAGAAGGTAATTATATCAAAAAAACAATGCCGCAATGTACCGGGAACGAGATTCTTGCAGAGCTTTGTCACCACCTTGGAATGACGGATCAACTGGATAATGTTATAGAGAATACAATCGTTCGTACAGCATTTATGCCTTATATCACCTCCATGTTTATGCCAAGAGCCTATGGAGACCGTCCGAGAGTTGTTCCTGAAGGTTGTACGAATCTAGGTCTTGTAGGGCAGTTCGTGGAAACAAATAATGATGTAGTCTTCACCATGGAAAGTTCTGTAAGAACAGCAAGAATTGCAGTATACAATCTTCTTAACCTCAACAAGCAGGTTCCGGATATTAATCCGTTACAATATGACATCCGCCATTTACTGAAAGCAACCCAGGCTCTGAATGATTATAAGCCGTTTCTGGGAGAAGGAATTTTAAGAAAAATATTAAAAGACACTTACTTTGAACATATCCTGGTTAACCGTCCTGAAGAAAAAGAAGAACATGAATCTTTCTTCATGGAACAGGTAGGTAAATTTCAGGATTGGATAAAAGGAGTAAAGGGTTAA
- a CDS encoding glutamine--tRNA ligase/YqeY domain fusion protein produces MEEEKKSLNFIEQIIEDDLANGLNKDQIRFRFPPEPNGYLHVGHTKAICINFGLGEKYNAPVNLRFDDTNPEKEEQEFVDSIKKDVEWLGFKWDKELYASDYFQQLYEWAVQLIKEGKAYVDEQPSEVITEQRKNPAEPGVESPYRNRPVEESVGLFERMKNGEFEEGTMSLRAKIDMISPNMNMRDPVMYRILKRPHHRTGTAWKIYPMYDWAHGESDYLEQVSHSLCSLEFENHRPLYNWYLEQVYDESKVAPKQREFARMNVSYMITSKRKLQRLVAEGAVTGWDDPRMPTISGMRRKGFTPASIRNFIEKVGVAKRENLIEIQLLDFCVREDLNKVAKRVMAVVDPVKLVIENYPEDKEEWLDTENNPEQENAGTREVPFSRELYIEREDFKEEANNKFFRLKLGGEVRLKSAYIIKAERVEKDENGEITTIYATYDEKSKSGSGTEESLRKVKGTLHWVSAKHAIPVEIRVYDKLFTVEQPDAEKDVDFLNFINPESVTMIQGFAEPGLKDVAVGEPLQFQRIGYFTKDQDSTDSNLVFNRTVTLKDGYKPE; encoded by the coding sequence ATGGAAGAAGAAAAAAAATCACTCAATTTTATTGAGCAAATTATTGAAGATGATCTGGCAAACGGTTTGAATAAAGATCAGATCCGTTTCCGTTTTCCCCCTGAACCTAATGGTTATCTGCATGTAGGGCATACTAAAGCCATCTGCATTAACTTTGGGCTGGGCGAAAAATACAACGCTCCCGTAAACCTTCGTTTTGACGATACGAACCCTGAAAAAGAAGAGCAGGAATTCGTAGATTCTATTAAAAAAGACGTTGAATGGCTAGGATTCAAATGGGATAAAGAATTGTATGCATCAGATTACTTCCAGCAGCTTTATGAATGGGCAGTACAATTAATTAAAGAAGGAAAAGCTTACGTAGATGAGCAACCATCTGAAGTTATTACCGAGCAGAGAAAAAATCCTGCAGAACCAGGCGTAGAATCACCATATAGAAACCGTCCGGTTGAAGAATCTGTGGGTTTGTTCGAAAGAATGAAAAACGGAGAGTTCGAGGAGGGAACAATGTCTCTTCGTGCTAAAATCGACATGATTTCTCCCAATATGAATATGCGTGACCCTGTGATGTACAGAATTCTGAAAAGACCTCACCACAGAACAGGTACTGCATGGAAAATTTATCCGATGTACGACTGGGCACACGGTGAATCTGATTACCTGGAACAAGTTTCTCACTCACTATGTTCATTAGAGTTTGAAAACCACAGACCTTTATATAACTGGTATCTTGAGCAGGTATATGATGAATCTAAAGTAGCTCCCAAGCAAAGAGAATTTGCAAGGATGAATGTTTCCTATATGATTACTTCCAAAAGAAAGTTACAAAGACTTGTAGCCGAAGGGGCGGTAACAGGATGGGATGATCCGAGGATGCCTACCATTTCAGGAATGAGAAGAAAAGGATTTACTCCGGCTTCCATCAGAAACTTTATTGAAAAAGTAGGTGTTGCCAAAAGAGAAAACCTTATTGAAATTCAGTTGCTTGATTTCTGCGTACGTGAAGACCTTAATAAAGTGGCAAAACGTGTAATGGCAGTTGTAGATCCTGTAAAATTAGTGATTGAAAACTATCCTGAAGATAAAGAAGAATGGTTGGACACTGAAAATAATCCTGAACAGGAAAATGCAGGAACAAGAGAAGTACCATTCTCCAGAGAATTATACATAGAACGTGAAGACTTCAAAGAAGAAGCCAACAATAAATTCTTCAGACTGAAATTAGGTGGAGAAGTTCGTTTGAAATCTGCTTATATCATTAAAGCTGAAAGAGTAGAGAAGGATGAAAATGGTGAGATCACCACCATCTATGCTACTTATGATGAAAAAAGTAAATCTGGAAGCGGAACAGAAGAAAGTTTAAGAAAAGTAAAAGGAACTTTACACTGGGTATCTGCAAAACATGCGATCCCTGTAGAAATAAGAGTTTACGATAAGCTATTTACTGTAGAGCAACCGGATGCTGAAAAAGATGTTGATTTCTTAAACTTCATCAATCCTGAATCTGTAACGATGATTCAAGGTTTTGCTGAACCAGGTTTAAAAGATGTAGCAGTAGGGGAGCCACTTCAGTTCCAAAGAATCGGATACTTTACAAAAGATCAGGATTCTACGGATTCTAATCTGGTATTCAACCGTACGGTAACTTTAAAAGATGGTTATAAACCGGAATAA
- a CDS encoding alpha/beta hydrolase: MAVYILSNRKIVRHKGEKVDSFSNDEYSIPNFRIAKCNFDDYKEPTAQARKKKDYTNRNILDYKLFSEPEKQGYGEVLDVLLSEKGIKKSPLTADNLGGTQRMFYELYKNMSATKDRSDVLIFIHGYAYTFDDELKAMIDLKKLFIDNPASPVEHILFVSWPASSSLVPMTYFDDKASSINSGTSLLRLFYFYTQFLKDIFSNRDLAPCNQRIHIMAHSLGNRVLQSMLYSLKRENILRVIDQVILLNADVSYKVFEDAEDSFNKLPLLANRISIYLNRQDLILGVSQFTKNILTPRLGKNGPSDITPYKDIVSIIDCTFVKDDVLKSLKYEIGNHWGYLSSSQVQNDIFQNLYGIDRNLITNRIKDNENIFTIIS, translated from the coding sequence ATGGCCGTTTATATTCTAAGCAACCGAAAAATCGTTCGTCATAAGGGCGAAAAAGTAGATTCTTTTTCCAATGATGAATATTCAATCCCCAATTTCAGGATTGCCAAATGCAATTTTGACGACTATAAAGAACCCACTGCACAGGCTCGAAAGAAAAAAGATTACACTAATAGGAACATTTTAGATTACAAATTATTCTCTGAACCTGAAAAACAAGGCTATGGAGAAGTGCTGGATGTACTTCTTAGTGAAAAAGGCATAAAAAAATCTCCTCTGACCGCTGATAATCTGGGTGGAACGCAGAGAATGTTCTATGAATTGTATAAGAATATGTCTGCTACAAAAGACAGGAGTGACGTTTTGATCTTTATTCACGGGTATGCATATACTTTTGATGATGAGCTTAAGGCAATGATTGACCTTAAAAAGTTATTTATTGATAATCCTGCTTCTCCCGTAGAACATATTTTATTTGTAAGCTGGCCGGCTTCGAGTAGTCTTGTTCCAATGACTTACTTTGATGATAAGGCGTCAAGCATTAATTCAGGGACATCATTATTGAGACTGTTTTACTTCTATACTCAGTTTTTAAAGGATATTTTTTCCAACCGTGATCTGGCTCCGTGCAATCAAAGAATTCACATTATGGCGCATTCTCTGGGAAACAGAGTACTCCAGAGTATGTTGTATAGTCTCAAAAGAGAAAATATACTGAGAGTTATCGATCAGGTGATTCTTCTGAATGCAGACGTGAGTTATAAAGTGTTTGAGGATGCTGAGGATTCTTTTAATAAGCTTCCTCTCCTTGCCAATCGTATTTCTATTTATCTAAACAGACAGGATCTGATTCTGGGCGTATCACAGTTTACCAAAAATATCCTTACTCCGAGACTTGGTAAAAACGGGCCAAGCGATATCACCCCGTATAAAGACATCGTTTCTATCATAGACTGCACTTTTGTAAAAGATGATGTGTTGAAAAGTCTTAAATATGAAATAGGAAATCATTGGGGATACCTTTCCAGCTCACAGGTTCAGAATGATATTTTTCAAAATTTATATGGAATCGATCGGAATCTTATCACGAATAGAATAAAAGATAACGAAAATATTTTCACAATTATTTCTTAA